From a single bacterium genomic region:
- a CDS encoding 4Fe-4S binding protein → MRRLLTLRGWPRFPQVAVAGAAAFLGGGLMLGGANPEINPGMYLLWGLWWPLVPLSFFAFGRLWCALCPVSLVGDVAARALPRRPSLPAVVVHGGTAALVVSFGAVHVANLWLRFEENLPATVRLLSLLGSAALALTVVFRGRGWCTGLCPLGALGRFLA, encoded by the coding sequence ATGCGCCGTCTCCTCACGCTGCGGGGCTGGCCCCGTTTCCCTCAGGTCGCGGTCGCCGGGGCGGCGGCATTTCTCGGCGGCGGGCTGATGCTCGGCGGCGCGAATCCCGAGATCAACCCGGGGATGTACCTGCTCTGGGGTTTGTGGTGGCCCCTCGTGCCGTTGTCGTTCTTCGCGTTCGGGCGTCTCTGGTGCGCACTGTGCCCCGTGAGCTTAGTCGGCGACGTCGCCGCGCGGGCGCTCCCCCGGCGTCCGTCGCTCCCGGCGGTCGTCGTCCACGGGGGGACGGCCGCGCTCGTCGTTTCGTTCGGCGCCGTGCACGTCGCCAATCTCTGGTTGCGCTTCGAGGAGAACCTCCCCGCGACCGTCCGGCTGCTGTCGCTGCTCGGCAGCGCGGCGCTCGCGCTCACGGTCGTCTTCCGGGGGAGAGGCTGGTGCACGGGGCTCTGCCCGCTGGGGGCGCTGGGGCGCTTCCTGGCC